Proteins encoded together in one Antennarius striatus isolate MH-2024 chromosome 13, ASM4005453v1, whole genome shotgun sequence window:
- the arhgap32b gene encoding rho GTPase-activating protein 32 isoform X7 — translation MREREKKEKISKPRRDFFKILSQSLKLWSKVSKKHGKLITFLRSFMKSRPTKQKLKQRGILRERVFGCDLGEHLLNSGHDVPQVLKSCTEFIEKHGVVDGIYRLSGIASNIQKLRHEFDSEQIPDLTKDVYIQDIHCVGSLCKLYFRELPNPLLTYQLYEKFSDAVSAATDEERLIKIHDVIQQLPPPHYRTLEFLMRHLSRLAAFSYITNMHTKNLAIVWAPNLLRSKQIESACFSGTAAFMEVRIQSVVVEFILNHVDVLFSTKLSTLIREGAGHNSLSRPKSLLVASPSTKLLTLEEAQARTQAQINSPVTEDSKYIEVGEGPAALQGKFHTVIEFPAERKRPPIKSKKSPVGSWRSFFNLGKSSSISKRKLHRNPSEPNELKAMALAGGRGDTATLRSAKSEESLSSLHNVEGESKMYRPRRPRSSSDALSASFNGELLDNRQHCNSYDNLDATEDSEGDDGPICVPALISPPRSAGEDVDLSPPDIGMASLDFDPMSFQCSLPDTSYAFPLDHSPAGAEGCMLKRTPGSGSGQTSGSDLISATVLGSMTSPLLSLDFSQVAGEKSESKKLTYSHTDKPTQAVSPIKCGKTTSLTPCATSELVSAEMPDKNTAGQAVSPQPLSPPSAAKDSPTLMGSVLLRTAEPSLCEAFQMELYSKLAAFDSQDSQELRAEDGVQQAPAASSHQHQRVTASNSSKDLTSCSSSTTPAASHPPPPPPKNAARMLALALAESAQQVSIQSKSQSSEPPTPTSPRASQEDASFQDSPRLLQSRPQTSPVEGADRGNTPPPSSAALTVNPVLPYSSTSSPQIKPQPSEPTGSADAKSPKTPPGVQPESSPPHTHLYKGATPPSSANRTSPTRKSPEKQPPVTGQIPVPTGSSSSTPATPLGGSKGTRVLPLSVPEVKPEETVSPPVLPKPSQPPPPPAQKPKRQAISLPQHQNPSHQQSQAHIQPRLPAQLQPHSQPQTQPPSKASARVAPTSTEPVEKPWEAIKPVEPCIETAKYRDSFGPPPPPVRTIESKLATAALSQSEAPYHILAEGPAPAHPEEAPPHHPLSPRKSSTHQPAYLYHAKAEPVLIDPSGAAYYHQRPIPVGPQSMPHHYRPESVPPHLSFVSKSEPQIPYTARVDNRYSTLGPRSYHHSIKSRGNPRSVYMSPGPGHQGYNHDRNHGYPTIRRVHSLHVPSTICSVPIQRTEVPPDDEMFFCHRPVYQCKAYQQPSQQSSQADYHVTQLQPYFENGRVQYRYSPYTGSASLEAPYYDIDPYGTIRVRHIHAFGRDPGAVAGRQGGKASGYHYLARHVLPPGKEHSFVSRDMPPGHGAKEAGSYVPWDPEEAERLRMHSIRRESRARQKIKGPVLSQYDNVGLFGPADISGYETLHLRSKSDPGKAVLIAAESKDGRYLPRHMVSDPDVPMYMETDKHVQGGTVSDKTEGLAKQSGSRKYQSSHSLPATLSHSLSHQQESGRNEAKYETGDDKQGGDRSKHWQQEYPNKRNFPPHYDFPESDHQQSKGKPSSGYHNTNEQTSRSKPERSHSLREQQHFIPGKPEPDRDYPYQKLNAKMSQSHYDNLDDYHPVPQPQAPVSKRGSSGAYPAPPFTAGQNNRAYSTALGQGAYIQTELANQRPEPEISTEGSI, via the exons TGTCTAAGAAGCACGGGAAGCTGATCACGTTCTTGCGCTCCTTCATGAAGTCCAGGCCCACCAAGCAGAAGCTGAAGCAGAGAGGCATCCTCCGGGAGAGGGTATTCGGCTGCGACCTGGGGGAACACCTCCTCAACTCAGGACATGATG TGCCCCAGGTCCTCAAGAGCTGCACCGAGTTCATCGAGAAGCACGGAGTGGTGGACGGCATCTACCGCCTCTCGGGAATCGCCTCAAATATCCAGAAGTTAAG GCACGAGTTTGACTCGGAGCAGATCCCTGACCTGACCAAAGATGTTTACATCCAGGACATCCACTGCGTGGGCTCTCTGTGTAAGCTCTACTTCAGAGAGCTGCCCAACCCGCTGCTCACCTACCAGCTCTACGAGAAATTCTCT GATGCTGTGTCAGCAGCGACGGATGAAGAGCGACTCATCAAAATCCATGATGTCATCCAGCAACTTCCTCCGCCGCATTACAG GACCTTGGAGTTCCTCATGAGGCACCTCTCCCGCCTCGCAGCGTTCAGCTACATCACCAACATGCACACCAAGAACCTGGCTATCGTCTGGGCGCCCAACCTGCTCAG GTCCAAGCAGATAGAATCTGCCTGCTTCAGCGGCACGGCAGCGTTCATGGAAGTCCGAATCCAGTCGGTGGTGGTGGAGTTCATCCTCAACCACGTGGATGTTCTCTTCAGCACCAAGCTTAGCACGCTGATAAGAGAAGGAGCAG GTCACAACTCCTTGTCGCGGCCCAAATCCTTGCTGGTCGCATCGCCTTCCACTAAGCTCCTGACCCTGGAGGAGGCCCAGGCCAGGACCCAGGCTCAGATCAACTCTCCAGTCACCGAAGACAGCAAGTACATCGAGGTGGGCGAGGGTCCGGCAGCCCTGCAGGGCAAGTTTCACACCGTCATCGAGTTTCCGGCTGAGAG GAAGAGGCCTCCTATTAAATCCAAGAAGTCTCCTGTGGGTAGCTGGCGTTCTTTCTTTAACCTTGGCAAGTCTTCATCCATATCCAAGCGCAAACTGCACCGCAACCCCAGCGAGCCCAATGAACTGAAGGCCATGGCTCTGGCTG GAGGCAGAGGCGACACGGCGACGTTGAGGTCAGCCAAAAGCGAAGAATCACTCAGTTCCCTGCACAATGTTGAAG GAGAGTCTAAGATGTACCGTCCTCGACGGCCACGCTCCAGCAGCGACGCTCTGTCGGCCTCTTTCAACGGCGAGCTGCTGGACAACCGACAGCACTGCAACTCCTACGACAACCTGGACGCCACGGAGGACAGCGAAGGGGACGACGGGCCCATCTGTGTGCCTGCCCTCATCTCACCTCCCCGCTCCGCTGGAGAAGATGTGGACCTCAGCCCGCCAGACATCGGCATGGCCTCCTTGGACTTTGACCCCATGTCTTTCCAGTGCAGCCTCCCTGACACGTCCTACGCCTTCCCCCTGGATCACTCACCAGCCGGCGCCGAGGGCTGCATGCTAAAGAGGACTCCCGGAAGCGGCTCTGGCCAGACCAGCGGCTCCGACCTCATCTCTGCCACCGTCCTCGGCAGCATGACTTCACCCTTGTTATCCCTAGACTTCAGCCAAGTAGCCGGAGAGAAGTCAGAAAGCAAGAAACTGACCTATTCTCACACTGATAAACCCACTCAGGCGGTGTCTCCTATTAAATGTGGAAAGACCACTAGTTTGACACCATGTGCCACTTCAGAGCTCGTCTCCGCAGAGATGCCTGACAAGAATACAGCTGGACAGGCTGTCTCTCCACAGCCATTATCTCCTCCTTCAGCAGCCAAGGACTCTCCGACCCTGATGGGCAGTGTGCTGCTGAGGACAGCCGAGCCGTCGCTGTGCGAGGCTTTCCAAATGGAGCTGTACTCCAAGCTGGCAGCCTTTGACAGCCAAGACAGTCAAGAGCTGAGGGCAGAAGACGGCGTGCAGCAGGCGCCAGCTGCCAGCAGCCACCAACACCAGC GTGTCACAGCGTCAAACTCGTCAAAGGACCTCACCTCTTGTTCCAGCTCTACAACCCCTGCTGCTTCCCATCCTCCGCCCCCCCCTCCTAAAAATGCCGCCCGCATGTTGGCCCTGGCCCTGGCCGAGTCTGCCCAGCAGGTGTCCATTCAGTCCAAGTCCCAGTCCTCTGAGCCCCCAACACCAACGTCGCCTCGGGCTTCACAGGAAGATGCTAGCTTCCAAGACTCGCCCCGTCTGCTGCAGTCGCGCCCCCAGACGTCCCCTGTAGAGGGGGCTGACAGAGGAAACACCCCCCCACCTAGCAGCGCTGCTCTGACCGTTAACCCGGTCTTACCTTACTCCTCTACTTCAAGTCCACAAATCAAACCGCAGCCGTCAGAACCGACCGGCTCAGCTGATGCCAAATCTCCTAAGACTCCACCTGGAGTACAGCCAGAGTCCTCTCCCCCACATACTCACCTTTATAAGGGCGCCACGCCCCCCAGCTCAGCCAATCGGACGTCCCCGACCAGGAAAAGTCCAGAAAAGCAGCCACCTGTAACCGGGCAGATCCCAGTTCCTACCGGCTCATCTAGTAGTACTCCAGCCACCCCTCTAGGGGGCAGTAAAGGCACCAGAGTCCTACCGCTGTCTGTTCCTGAG GTCAAACCAGAGGAGACTGTGTCGCCCCCAGTACTACCAAAACCATCACAaccccctcctccaccagctcagAAGCCCAAACGGCAGGCCATCTCACTCCCCCAGCACCAGAATCCGAGTCATCAGCAGAGCCAGGCTCACATCCAGCCTCGTCTTCCAGCACAGCTCCAACCTCACTCCCAGCCCCAGACTCAGCCCCCCTCCAAGGCCAGCGCCAGAGTGGCCCCCACCTCCACGGAACCTGTGGAGAAGCCTTGGGAAGCCATAAAGCCAGTGGAGCCCTGCATAGAGACTGCAAAGTACCGCGACTCGTTCGGACCCCCGCCCCCTCCGGTTCGCACCATAGAGAGCAAACTGGCGACGGCAGCACTCAGCCAGAGCGAGGCCCCCTACCACATCCTGGCTGAAGGTCCGGCTCCCGCCCACCCGGAGGAGGCTCCGCCTCACCATCCTCTGTCTCCTCGGAAATCTTCCACGCACCAGCCGGCTTACCTTTACCACGCTAAAGCGGAGCCAGTCTTGATTGATCCCTCAGGAGCAGCGTACTACCACCAGAGGCCAATTCCTGTGGGCCCGCAATCCATGCCACATCACTATCGGCCTGAAAGCGTACCCCCACACCTCTCTTTTGTGTCCAAATCTGAGCCTCAGATACCCTACACTGCACGGGTGGACAACAGATACAGCACTTTAGGCCCCAGGTCCTACCACCACTCCATCAAATCCCGTGGGAACCCCCGCAGCGTGTACATGTCTCCAGGACCGGGCCATCAGGGTTACAACCACGACAGGAACCACGGCTACCCCACCATCCGCAGGGTGCACTCCCTCCACGTTCCCTCCACTATCTGCTCGGTGCCGATCCAAAGGACGGAAGTTCCTCCCGATGACGAGATGTTCTTCTGCCACCGGCCGGTGTATCAGTGCAAAGCGTACCAGCAGCCGTCGCAGCAGTCGTCTCAAGCCGACTACCACGTCACGCAGCTGCAGCCTTACTTCGAGAACGGTCGGGTTCAGTACCGCTACAGCCCCTACACGGGTTCGGCCTCTTTGGAGGCACCGTACTACGACATCGACCCTTACGGGACCATCAGAGTCCGTCACATCCACGCCTTCGGTCGAGATCCGGGCGCCGTCGCCGGCCGTCAGGGAGGGAAGGCGAGCGGGTACCACTACCTCGCTCGCCACGTACTCCCGCCGGGGAAGGAGCACAGTTTTGTGAGCAGGGACATGCCCCCCGGTCACGGAGCGAAAGAAGCCGGTTCTTACGTCCCGTGGGACCCAGAGGAGGCGGAAAGGCTCCGCATGCACTCCATTCGGCGAGAGAGCAGGGCGAGGCAGAAAATCAAAGGGCCTGTCCTATCTCAGTACGACAACGTCGGCTTGTTCGGGCCGGCGGACATTTCGGGGTACGAAACGCTGCACCTGCGCAGCAAATCCGACCCCGGAAAAGCTGTTCTGATCGCCGCCGAGAGCAAAGATGGGCGATACCTCCCCAGACACATGGTTTCGGACCCGGATGTCCCCATGTACATGGAGACTGACAAGCACGTCCAGGGAGGGACAGTCTCCGACAAGACGGAAGGACTCGCCAAGCAAAGCGGTTCCAGGAAATACCAATCCTCTCACTCCCTTCCAGCTACTCTGAGCCACAGTCTCTCTCATCAGCAGGAGAGCGGCCGAAACGAGGCCAAGTACGAGACCGGAGACGACAAGCAGGGCGGGGATAGATCTAAACACTGGCAGCAGGAATACCCCAACAAGCGGAACTTCCCACCGCACTACGACTTCCCTGAATCTGACCACCAGCAGAGCAAAGGGAAACCGTCGAGCGGCTACCACAACACAAACGAACAGACGTCCCGCTCCAAACCGGAGCGATCCCACAGTCTCCGAGAGCAGCAGCACTTCATCCCGGGTAAGCCTGAACCGGACAGAGACTACCCGTATCAGAAACTCAACGCCAAGATGTCGCAGTCCCACTACGACAACTTGGACGATTACCACCCGGTACCTCAGCCCCAGGCACCCGTTTCGAAACGTGGCAGCTCCGGTGCCTACCCTGCACCGCCATTCACGGCGGGCCAGAACAACCGGGCATACTCCACAGCACTGGGTCAGGGGGCCTACATCCAGACTGAgctggccaatcagaggccagaGCCTGAGATCAGTACCGAGGGAAGCATTTAA